AGAAGAACACGTCCTGCCCGGCCAGGCCCAACACGTCCCGCACGTCCTGTTCCGTGAGGGTCTCGCCGCCCATGGCCAGCACCTGAGCCAGGAGTGACATGGAGTCGCGCACGCTGCCGGCCCCGCGCCGCGCCAAAAGGCTCACGGCGGAAGGCTCGAATGGCTGGGCCTCGCGACCCAACAACCCGGCCAGATGCGCTTCCAGATCAGGCTGCACCAGACGCTTGAACACGTAGTGCTGGCAGCGGCTGATGATGGTGGGCAGAATCTTGTGGGGCTCGGTGGTGGCCAGGATGAAGGTCACCCGGCCCGGGGGTTCTTCAAGGGTCTTGAGCAGCGCGTTGAACGCCGCCTTGGAGAGCATGTGCGCCTCGTCGATGATGAACACCTTGTAGCGGCTCTGCAGGGGAGCGTAGCCGATGTCCTCTTTGAGGCGGCGGGCCTCCTCCACGTTGCCGTGGGTGGCGGCGTCGATTTCAATAACGTCCGGCGAGACTCCGGCCGTGATCTGGCGGCACTGAGAACATTCGTTGCAGGGCTCGGCCGTGGGGGCAGTAAGGCAGTTGAGCGCCTTGGCCAGCACGCGGGCCAGGGTGGTCTTGCCCACGCCGCGCGTGCCGGAGAACAGATATGCCGGAGCGATCTTGTCCTCGGCCGAGGCCTTGGACAGAATCCGCTTTATGGCGTCCTGTCCGGCCACGTCGCTGAAGCGCTGCGGCCGGTATTTCGTGGTGAGGCTTTGCGATGACATAGCGTAAGCCGCTGGGCGCGTTGGCCCAGCGGCGAAACAGCCTTAGATGGCGTAGCCGTGCAGCCAGGAAGAGTACTTGAGGTTCTCGCCCTTGACCACCTTGAAGAATTCCTTCTGAAGCGCCTTGGCCACCGGCCCTGCCTTGCCCTCGCCGATGGTCCGGCGGTCGAGCTCGCGGATGGGGGTGATTTCGGCGGCCGTACCGGTGAAGAAGGCCTCGTCGGCGGTGTAGAGCTCGTCGCGGGTGAAGCGTGTCTCGCGTACCTCGTAGCCCATGTCCCGGGCCAGGGTGATCACCGTCTCGCGGGTGATGCCGGAGAGAATCGAGGTCAGTGGCGGGGTCTTGATCACATTGTGCACGACCATGAAGATGTTCTCGCCAGACCCTTCGGACACGTAGCCCTCGGTGTCCAGGAGCAGGCCTTCGTCGTAGCCGTCCGCCAAGGCCTCGTTCTTGGCCAGCACCGAGTTGACGTAGTTGCCGCAGACCTTGGCCTTGGTCATCATCACGTTCACATGGTGGCGCGTGAAAGAGGATGTCCTGATGCGGATGCCTTTCTGGAGGGCTTCCTCGCCCAGGTACGCGCCCCAGGGCCAGACGCAGATGGCCGTATGGATGGGGTTCTTGCCCGGGAACACCCCAAGCGACATTCCGGTGCCGATGAAGGAGATAGGTCGGATGTAGCCCTCCTCCATTTTGTTGGCCTTGAGGGTCTCTTCGATGGCCGCAACGATCTGGCCTTCGGTGTA
This portion of the Desulfovibrio sp. genome encodes:
- a CDS encoding branched-chain amino acid transaminase, yielding MSPKSELIWFDGALVPWEKAQVHVMTHTLHYGVGVFEGIRAYKKTGGGSAVFRLEEHVHRLFDSAKIVEIKIPYTEGQIVAAIEETLKANKMEEGYIRPISFIGTGMSLGVFPGKNPIHTAICVWPWGAYLGEEALQKGIRIRTSSFTRHHVNVMMTKAKVCGNYVNSVLAKNEALADGYDEGLLLDTEGYVSEGSGENIFMVVHNVIKTPPLTSILSGITRETVITLARDMGYEVRETRFTRDELYTADEAFFTGTAAEITPIRELDRRTIGEGKAGPVAKALQKEFFKVVKGENLKYSSWLHGYAI